From a region of the Oryza sativa Japonica Group chromosome 6, ASM3414082v1 genome:
- the LOC136357107 gene encoding putative F-box/LRR-repeat protein At5g02930 isoform X1, producing MAGGNKKVKKAMETIATNINDLPNEVLQYILSFLSTREVVQTCVLSQRWCNIWKFVPTVHVTNETIQHCQKLLDHVIMQRGDVSIDTCHLEFVKYFRRENRKANKWIFHALSVCKVKELRVYIQFQDFFLTITNQAIISGYLRKLELDSVKLEANSLDFTSCPLLEELQMGYCIIYARKIVSKSLKRLKMETMFFETEDDDGWPCRLHISVPNIVSLTLLGFDGWTPLFESMPYLAFAIVTFNDECYDTCQYSSFWDCGIEDCEGCYAIGDHLNGSVFLHHLSHTTHMELTNDCRMNMNDSISTIFDRDLKWCPLFRNLKTLLLNEWFLENGLRGVLRILQHSPALEKITLKLYMEPKKIVENEESYGTMEQPFVMNHLKKISVKCQKEVMWVKKIIMTLTQFGIPHQRICVKEIPRSSIISEMTYLQTEHNLRMKPYKCVLSDLKAKAER from the exons ATGGCTGGAGGCAACAAAAAAGTGAAGAAAGCTATGGAAACTATTGCCACCAACATCAATGATCTCCCAAATGAAGTACTACAGTACATTCTATCTTTCTTATCAACACGTGAAGTTGTGCAAACATGTGTGCTCTCTCAAAGGTGGTGCAACATCTGGAAGTTTGTCCCTACTGTGCATGTAACCAACGAAACTATTCAACATTGTCAGAAGTTACTGGATCATGTCATCATGCAAAGAGGTGATGTTTCTATCGATACTTGTCATCTGGAATTCGTTAAATACTTTCGTCGTGAGAATCGTAAGGCAAATAAGTGGATCTTTCATGCCCTATCAGTATGTAAGGTTAAGGAGCTTAGAGTTTATATTCAGTTTCAAGATTTCTTCCTGACGATTACCAATCAGGCTATCATATCTGGTTACCTAAGAAAGTTGGAACTTGATTCTGTAAAGTTAGAAGCTAATTCTCTTGATTTCACAAGCTGTCCATTATTAGAGGAACTACAAATGGGTTATTGCATTATTTATGCAAGGAAGATCGTGTCCAAATCATTGAAGCGTCTAAAAATGGAAACTATGTTTTTTGAGACAGAAGATGATGATGGTTGGCCTTGCCGCTTACACATTTCTGTCCCAAACATTGTATCGTTGACCCTACTTGGTTTTGATGGTTGGACTCCACTGTTTGAAAGCATGCCATATTTGGCATTTGCAATTGTCACATTTAACGATGAATGTTATGATACTTGTCAGTATTCTAGCTTTTGGGACTGTGGTATTGAAGATTGTGAGGGTTGTTATGCCATTGGTGATCACTTAAATGGTTCTGTATTTCTTCACCACTTATCACATACTACTCACATGGAGTTGACAAATGACTGCAGAATG AATATGAATGACTCTATTTCAACCATATTTGATAGAGATTTGAAATGGTGCCCGCTCTTTAGAAACTTAAAGACACTGCTATTGAACGAGTGGTTTTTGGAAAATGGATTACGGGGAGTACTTCGCATTCTACAACATTCACCTGCTTTGGAGAAGATCACTCTTAAACTCTATATG GAACCTAAAAAGATTGTGGAAAATGAAGAAAGCTATGGTACAATGGAACAACCATTTGTGATGAACCATCTCAAGAAAATCAGTGTCAAATGTCAAAAGGAAGTGATGTGGGTTAAAAAGATCATAATGACCTTAACTCAATTTGGCATACCTCACCAGAGAATTTGTGTCAAAGAGATTCCAAGATCATCCAT AATAAGTGAAatgacatatttgcaaacggaACATAATTTGCGAATGAAA
- the LOC136357107 gene encoding putative F-box/LRR-repeat protein At5g02930 isoform X2: MAGGNKKVKKAMETIATNINDLPNEVLQYILSFLSTREVVQTCVLSQRWCNIWKFVPTVHVTNETIQHCQKLLDHVIMQRGDVSIDTCHLEFVKYFRRENRKANKWIFHALSVCKVKELRVYIQFQDFFLTITNQAIISGYLRKLELDSVKLEANSLDFTSCPLLEELQMGYCIIYARKIVSKSLKRLKMETMFFETEDDDGWPCRLHISVPNIVSLTLLGFDGWTPLFESMPYLAFAIVTFNDECYDTCQYSSFWDCGIEDCEGCYAIGDHLNGSVFLHHLSHTTHMELTNDCRMNMNDSISTIFDRDLKWCPLFRNLKTLLLNEWFLENGLRGVLRILQHSPALEKITLKLYMEPKKIVENEESYGTMEQPFVMNHLKKISVKCQKEVMWVKKIIMTLTQFGIPHQRICVKEIPRSSIYWN; this comes from the exons ATGGCTGGAGGCAACAAAAAAGTGAAGAAAGCTATGGAAACTATTGCCACCAACATCAATGATCTCCCAAATGAAGTACTACAGTACATTCTATCTTTCTTATCAACACGTGAAGTTGTGCAAACATGTGTGCTCTCTCAAAGGTGGTGCAACATCTGGAAGTTTGTCCCTACTGTGCATGTAACCAACGAAACTATTCAACATTGTCAGAAGTTACTGGATCATGTCATCATGCAAAGAGGTGATGTTTCTATCGATACTTGTCATCTGGAATTCGTTAAATACTTTCGTCGTGAGAATCGTAAGGCAAATAAGTGGATCTTTCATGCCCTATCAGTATGTAAGGTTAAGGAGCTTAGAGTTTATATTCAGTTTCAAGATTTCTTCCTGACGATTACCAATCAGGCTATCATATCTGGTTACCTAAGAAAGTTGGAACTTGATTCTGTAAAGTTAGAAGCTAATTCTCTTGATTTCACAAGCTGTCCATTATTAGAGGAACTACAAATGGGTTATTGCATTATTTATGCAAGGAAGATCGTGTCCAAATCATTGAAGCGTCTAAAAATGGAAACTATGTTTTTTGAGACAGAAGATGATGATGGTTGGCCTTGCCGCTTACACATTTCTGTCCCAAACATTGTATCGTTGACCCTACTTGGTTTTGATGGTTGGACTCCACTGTTTGAAAGCATGCCATATTTGGCATTTGCAATTGTCACATTTAACGATGAATGTTATGATACTTGTCAGTATTCTAGCTTTTGGGACTGTGGTATTGAAGATTGTGAGGGTTGTTATGCCATTGGTGATCACTTAAATGGTTCTGTATTTCTTCACCACTTATCACATACTACTCACATGGAGTTGACAAATGACTGCAGAATG AATATGAATGACTCTATTTCAACCATATTTGATAGAGATTTGAAATGGTGCCCGCTCTTTAGAAACTTAAAGACACTGCTATTGAACGAGTGGTTTTTGGAAAATGGATTACGGGGAGTACTTCGCATTCTACAACATTCACCTGCTTTGGAGAAGATCACTCTTAAACTCTATATG GAACCTAAAAAGATTGTGGAAAATGAAGAAAGCTATGGTACAATGGAACAACCATTTGTGATGAACCATCTCAAGAAAATCAGTGTCAAATGTCAAAAGGAAGTGATGTGGGTTAAAAAGATCATAATGACCTTAACTCAATTTGGCATACCTCACCAGAGAATTTGTGTCAAAGAGATTCCAAGATCATCCAT